The following are encoded in a window of Polynucleobacter sp. AP-Kolm-20A-A1 genomic DNA:
- the glnE gene encoding bifunctional [glutamate--ammonia ligase]-adenylyl-L-tyrosine phosphorylase/[glutamate--ammonia-ligase] adenylyltransferase, which translates to MDEFSRQIAFLEQNSTYARRWLNAKPEWVEWLRIKGQRKVDLPGIEQLLRECDIDLKGSEQDEALWMANLRLARQRLMLWVAFRDLNGMADLHEVTHALSHFAELVVSAAITYTRQDLKQRFGVPWSNATQSEMSLMVVGMGKLGGLELNLSSDIDLIFLYEHEGETSGGPKSLSNHEWFARMGKRLIKLLAEHDENGFVFRVDMRLRPNGDSGPLVCSLDMLEEYLLVQGREWERYAWIKGRLIAPLPGSPDFAHCQKELDQLIRPFVYRRHLDYGVIASIRDLHAQIQSEAEKRSSGHQGRSRDIKLGRGGIREIEFLAQMFQLMRGGTDPRFRVRPTLEVLNLVLQCGILPAADVDALQAAYIFLRRLEHRIQVWDDQQTHYLSDDEVVRLRLADAMQDSNEKSTEFMANLEHHQNNVASLFEKAFLLDDSSRLALTPLALDWAPDQHFFPESSARWSAWVESPKQKLLPEKSRLIFDNLMRKAAEVLQSDSASGGHADQALLRFFDLLEAIARRSAYLSILAEYPKALSNILDLLRASQWGAQYLTRHPHLLDHLLNAQTEKALIEEPEKYWSEVKAHLNMRLDDVMADGDGSEQAMDVLRVTHHNETFITLLTDLGIGVTKPLPVERVSDHLSTLADLILQTAYERVWPGVAQKFGLAQDVHSPFAIISYGKLGGKELGYASDLDLVFLYQADEADYAAQEIYALLAKRMINWLTAFTSTGSLFEIDTRLRPNGSAGFLVTSAEAFKKYQMREGDNAAWVWEHQALTRARFSAGDPEVGVYFDAVRSEVLSQKRNADHLRKEILEMRHKVHAGHPNGNSEFDLKHDAGGMVDIEFIVQFLVLAYAHQHSRLIGNLGNIALLQIASEVGLISGQAAKAVGDAYRLLRSRQHRLRLDGADKTRVSLDDEPELIQARDAVQALWLEIFKAPSDATN; encoded by the coding sequence ATGGATGAATTTTCCCGACAAATTGCATTTTTAGAGCAGAACTCCACTTACGCTCGTCGCTGGCTAAACGCCAAGCCCGAGTGGGTGGAATGGTTGCGCATCAAAGGGCAGAGGAAGGTTGATCTTCCGGGTATTGAGCAGTTGCTCAGGGAGTGCGATATTGACTTAAAGGGCTCCGAGCAGGATGAGGCCCTGTGGATGGCTAACTTGCGCCTAGCAAGACAGCGTTTGATGCTTTGGGTAGCATTCCGCGATCTCAATGGCATGGCTGATTTACATGAAGTGACTCATGCCTTAAGTCACTTTGCTGAGCTGGTTGTTTCTGCTGCAATTACTTATACCCGCCAGGATCTCAAACAGCGCTTTGGAGTACCTTGGAGCAACGCAACCCAATCAGAAATGTCTTTGATGGTTGTTGGCATGGGTAAGCTCGGCGGACTAGAGTTAAATCTCTCCTCTGATATTGATTTAATTTTTTTATACGAGCATGAGGGCGAGACTAGTGGAGGGCCGAAAAGTCTTTCGAATCACGAGTGGTTTGCTCGTATGGGCAAGCGCTTAATTAAGTTGCTTGCTGAGCATGATGAAAATGGATTTGTATTTCGAGTGGATATGCGGCTACGACCCAATGGAGATTCGGGTCCACTAGTTTGCAGTTTGGATATGTTGGAAGAGTATCTGCTAGTGCAGGGTAGGGAATGGGAGCGCTATGCCTGGATCAAGGGGCGGTTAATAGCGCCCTTGCCAGGCTCCCCAGATTTTGCGCATTGCCAAAAAGAGTTAGATCAACTCATTCGCCCGTTTGTGTATCGCAGACATTTGGATTACGGCGTGATTGCTTCCATCAGAGATTTGCATGCACAGATTCAGAGTGAGGCTGAGAAGCGATCCTCTGGTCACCAAGGCCGTTCAAGAGACATCAAATTGGGGCGAGGCGGCATTCGGGAGATTGAGTTTTTAGCGCAGATGTTTCAGTTGATGCGCGGTGGTACGGATCCTCGCTTTAGAGTCCGCCCCACGCTAGAGGTCTTGAATCTCGTGCTCCAATGCGGCATATTGCCTGCTGCTGATGTGGATGCATTACAAGCTGCCTATATTTTTCTGAGGCGCTTAGAGCATCGCATTCAAGTGTGGGATGACCAGCAGACTCACTATCTTTCTGATGACGAGGTGGTGCGTTTACGTCTTGCGGATGCAATGCAAGATTCAAATGAAAAGTCCACCGAGTTCATGGCGAACCTGGAGCACCATCAGAACAATGTCGCCTCCCTTTTTGAAAAAGCATTTTTATTGGACGATAGTTCACGCCTTGCATTGACGCCCTTGGCGCTTGACTGGGCTCCTGACCAACACTTTTTTCCTGAGTCTTCTGCGCGTTGGTCGGCATGGGTAGAGAGCCCTAAGCAAAAACTGTTGCCTGAAAAAAGTCGCCTGATTTTTGATAATTTGATGCGCAAGGCTGCCGAAGTTTTGCAGTCTGATAGTGCTAGCGGGGGACATGCGGATCAAGCGCTATTACGCTTTTTTGATTTACTGGAAGCTATTGCAAGACGTAGCGCCTATCTTTCGATCTTGGCTGAATACCCCAAAGCTCTCTCTAACATTCTGGATTTACTGAGAGCCTCGCAATGGGGTGCTCAGTATTTAACTCGCCACCCTCATTTATTGGACCATCTGCTCAATGCGCAAACAGAGAAGGCCTTAATCGAAGAGCCCGAGAAGTATTGGTCTGAGGTGAAAGCCCACTTGAATATGCGCCTAGATGATGTGATGGCTGATGGTGATGGATCAGAGCAGGCAATGGATGTTTTGCGTGTCACACATCACAACGAGACCTTTATTACCTTGTTAACAGACTTGGGTATTGGTGTGACAAAACCTCTTCCAGTGGAAAGAGTGAGTGATCATCTATCCACGTTGGCAGATCTGATTTTGCAGACAGCTTACGAACGTGTTTGGCCTGGAGTAGCTCAAAAGTTTGGTCTTGCGCAAGATGTGCACTCTCCATTTGCGATTATTTCTTATGGAAAGTTGGGTGGCAAAGAATTGGGTTATGCCTCTGATTTGGATTTGGTATTTTTATATCAAGCGGATGAAGCAGATTATGCCGCTCAAGAAATTTACGCCTTGCTTGCAAAGCGGATGATTAATTGGCTGACAGCATTTACATCTACCGGTAGTTTGTTTGAGATTGATACCCGTTTACGTCCCAATGGATCTGCTGGATTTTTAGTAACCAGTGCGGAAGCTTTTAAGAAATACCAAATGCGTGAAGGTGACAACGCCGCTTGGGTATGGGAGCACCAGGCCTTAACGCGTGCCCGTTTTTCTGCGGGTGATCCTGAGGTGGGTGTGTACTTTGACGCCGTGCGCTCAGAGGTATTAAGTCAAAAACGAAATGCGGACCATCTTCGTAAAGAGATTTTAGAGATGCGTCACAAGGTGCATGCAGGTCATCCCAATGGGAATAGCGAGTTTGATTTAAAGCATGATGCCGGGGGCATGGTGGATATTGAATTCATTGTGCAATTTTTAGTGTTGGCCTATGCGCATCAACACTCTCGTCTAATTGGTAACTTGGGAAATATCGCCTTGCTGCAGATTGCCAGTGAGGTTGGATTGATTTCTGGGCAAGCAGCCAAAGCCGTTGGTGACGCCTATCGTCTATTGAGATCTCGTCAGCATCGCTTGCGATTAGATGGGGCCGATAAAACTCGGGTAAGTCTAGATGATGAGCCTGAGCTTATTCAAGCAAGAGATGCAGTTCAAGCACTCTGGTTAGAGATATTTAAAGCACCTTCAGACGCTACGAATTGA